One window of Mauremys reevesii isolate NIE-2019 linkage group 4, ASM1616193v1, whole genome shotgun sequence genomic DNA carries:
- the CREB3L1 gene encoding cyclic AMP-responsive element-binding protein 3-like protein 1 isoform X1, giving the protein MDSILEPFPSERLFPGGGSGFLDLGDLNEADFLSNVHFSENLDHFSENMEDFSNELFSSFFDDPMLAEKNPLLDMDLDPPTPGIQAEHSYSLSGDSAPQSPLMPIKTEDNANDLESGVWSLGHKLCSIMVKQEQNLAPELPESQFAASLVPALNLNPLQRLPAPEEAPVEMTPAPVIKAEPKEVNQFLNVPADDLVQMPPTPPSSHGSDSDGSQSPRSLPPSSPARPAARSSSAISTSPLLTAPHKLQGTSGPLLLTEEEKRTLIAEGYPIPTKLPLTKAEEKALKRVRRKIKNKISAQESRRKKKEYVECLEKKVETFTSENNELWKKVETLENANRTLLQQLQKLQALVAGKVSRPYKMASTQTGTCLMVLVLCFVLVLGSMMPCLPEFSSTSQTVKAAPAPDIYTTSKIQSRSLLFYDEGAGSLEEGYSSFLPVEHPVGRETDEGQSEERRPQERILGHLARAHETAKYLSKSQLGGPDQNQTDPTLTHLKEQIQEREARSRDAAESL; this is encoded by the exons CATTTCTCCGAGAATCTGGATCATTTCTCTGAGAACATGGAGGATTTCTCCAATGAACTCTTCAGCAGTTTCTTTGATGATCCAATGTTGGCTGAAAAGAACCCTTTACTGGACATGGACTTGGACCCTCCTACTCCAGGCATCCAGGCAGAGCACAGCTACTCGCTCAGTGGAGattctgctccccagagccccctcatGCCTATCAAGACTGAAGATAATGCCAATG ACCTGGAGAGCGGAGTGTGGTCCCTTGGGCACAAGCTATGCTCCATTATGGTGAAGCAGGAACAGAACCTGGCTCCAGAACTTCCTGAATCCCAGTTTGCAGCCAGCTTAGTGCCAGCGCTGAACCTCAACCCACTGCAGAGACTGCCGGCACCTGAGGAG GCTCCAGTAGAAATGACTCCAGCACCTGTGATCAAAGCTGAGCCCAAAGAAGTGAACCAGTTTCTAAATGTACCAGCAG ATGACCTGGTGCAGATGCCTCCAacacctcccagcagccatggcagTGATAGTGATGGATCCCAGAGTCCGCGGtccctgcctccctccagcccagcccggccAGCCGCTCGCTCTTCCAGTGCAATCTCCACCTCGCCTCTCCTCACAGCACCACAC AAGTTACAAGGGACATCAGGCCCCTTGCTCTTGACCGAGGAGGAGAAACGCACCCTGATTGCCGAGGGCTACCCGATACCTACCAAGCTGCCCCTCACCAaagcagaggagaaagcactgaAGAGGGTCAGGAGGAAAATCAAGAATAAG ATCTCTGCTCAGGAGAGTCGCAGGAAGAAGAAGGAATATGTAGAGTGTCTAGAGAAAAA AGTTGAGACTTTCACATCTGAAAACAATGAACTGTGGAAAAAAGTGGAGACCTTAGAAAATGCAAACAG GACTCTGCTCCAGCAATTACAGAAGCTCCAGGCCCTAGTGGCTGGGAAGGTCTCCAGACCATATAAAATGGCTTCCACACAGACCGGAACCTGCCTAATG GTACTGGTGCTGTGCTTTGTTCTGGTCCTGGGATCCATGATGCCATGTCTCCCAGAATTCTCCTCCACATCACAGACAGTGAAAGCAGCTCCAGCACCAGACATTTATACAACCAGTAAAA TTCAGTCCCGGAGCCTCCTGTTCTATGACGAGGGTGCTGGCTCCTTAGAGGAGGGCTACAGCTCCTTCCTCCCTGTGGAGCATCCTGTGGGCAGGGAGACTGATGAAGGGCAATCTGAGGAGCGGAGGCCTCAGGAGCGGATACTGGGCCACCTGGCCAGGGCCCACGAGACAGCCAAGTACCTGAGCAAATCCCAGCTGGGGGGCCCGGACCAGAACCAAACTGACCCAACTCTGACTCACCTCAAAGAGCAGATCCAGGAGAG GGAGGCACGCTCCAGGGACGCAGCTGAATCTTTGTAG
- the CREB3L1 gene encoding cyclic AMP-responsive element-binding protein 3-like protein 1 isoform X2: MEDFSNELFSSFFDDPMLAEKNPLLDMDLDPPTPGIQAEHSYSLSGDSAPQSPLMPIKTEDNANDLESGVWSLGHKLCSIMVKQEQNLAPELPESQFAASLVPALNLNPLQRLPAPEEAPVEMTPAPVIKAEPKEVNQFLNVPADDLVQMPPTPPSSHGSDSDGSQSPRSLPPSSPARPAARSSSAISTSPLLTAPHKLQGTSGPLLLTEEEKRTLIAEGYPIPTKLPLTKAEEKALKRVRRKIKNKISAQESRRKKKEYVECLEKKVETFTSENNELWKKVETLENANRTLLQQLQKLQALVAGKVSRPYKMASTQTGTCLMVLVLCFVLVLGSMMPCLPEFSSTSQTVKAAPAPDIYTTSKIQSRSLLFYDEGAGSLEEGYSSFLPVEHPVGRETDEGQSEERRPQERILGHLARAHETAKYLSKSQLGGPDQNQTDPTLTHLKEQIQEREARSRDAAESL; this comes from the exons ATGGAGGATTTCTCCAATGAACTCTTCAGCAGTTTCTTTGATGATCCAATGTTGGCTGAAAAGAACCCTTTACTGGACATGGACTTGGACCCTCCTACTCCAGGCATCCAGGCAGAGCACAGCTACTCGCTCAGTGGAGattctgctccccagagccccctcatGCCTATCAAGACTGAAGATAATGCCAATG ACCTGGAGAGCGGAGTGTGGTCCCTTGGGCACAAGCTATGCTCCATTATGGTGAAGCAGGAACAGAACCTGGCTCCAGAACTTCCTGAATCCCAGTTTGCAGCCAGCTTAGTGCCAGCGCTGAACCTCAACCCACTGCAGAGACTGCCGGCACCTGAGGAG GCTCCAGTAGAAATGACTCCAGCACCTGTGATCAAAGCTGAGCCCAAAGAAGTGAACCAGTTTCTAAATGTACCAGCAG ATGACCTGGTGCAGATGCCTCCAacacctcccagcagccatggcagTGATAGTGATGGATCCCAGAGTCCGCGGtccctgcctccctccagcccagcccggccAGCCGCTCGCTCTTCCAGTGCAATCTCCACCTCGCCTCTCCTCACAGCACCACAC AAGTTACAAGGGACATCAGGCCCCTTGCTCTTGACCGAGGAGGAGAAACGCACCCTGATTGCCGAGGGCTACCCGATACCTACCAAGCTGCCCCTCACCAaagcagaggagaaagcactgaAGAGGGTCAGGAGGAAAATCAAGAATAAG ATCTCTGCTCAGGAGAGTCGCAGGAAGAAGAAGGAATATGTAGAGTGTCTAGAGAAAAA AGTTGAGACTTTCACATCTGAAAACAATGAACTGTGGAAAAAAGTGGAGACCTTAGAAAATGCAAACAG GACTCTGCTCCAGCAATTACAGAAGCTCCAGGCCCTAGTGGCTGGGAAGGTCTCCAGACCATATAAAATGGCTTCCACACAGACCGGAACCTGCCTAATG GTACTGGTGCTGTGCTTTGTTCTGGTCCTGGGATCCATGATGCCATGTCTCCCAGAATTCTCCTCCACATCACAGACAGTGAAAGCAGCTCCAGCACCAGACATTTATACAACCAGTAAAA TTCAGTCCCGGAGCCTCCTGTTCTATGACGAGGGTGCTGGCTCCTTAGAGGAGGGCTACAGCTCCTTCCTCCCTGTGGAGCATCCTGTGGGCAGGGAGACTGATGAAGGGCAATCTGAGGAGCGGAGGCCTCAGGAGCGGATACTGGGCCACCTGGCCAGGGCCCACGAGACAGCCAAGTACCTGAGCAAATCCCAGCTGGGGGGCCCGGACCAGAACCAAACTGACCCAACTCTGACTCACCTCAAAGAGCAGATCCAGGAGAG GGAGGCACGCTCCAGGGACGCAGCTGAATCTTTGTAG